A window of the Brassica napus cultivar Da-Ae chromosome C5, Da-Ae, whole genome shotgun sequence genome harbors these coding sequences:
- the LOC106446836 gene encoding DNA-directed RNA polymerase II subunit 4-like — protein MSGEEEENAVELKIGDEFLKAKCLMNCEVSLIFEHKYEHLQQVSEDPMNQVSQVFEKSLQYVKRFSRYKNPDVVQQVREILSRHQLTEFELCVLCNLCPKTAEEAVAMVPSLKTKGRAHSDEVIEKMLNDLSLVKRFE, from the exons ATgtccggagaagaagaagagaacgcCGTCGAACTCAAGATTGGAGATG AGTTTTTGAAGGCAAAGTGCTTAATGAACTGTGAAGTGTCTTTGATATTTGAGCACAAGTATGAACATCTTCAGCAAGTCTCCGAGGATCCTATGAATCAAGTTTCTCA AGTGTTTGAAAAGTCCTTGCAATATGTGAAGCGATTTAGTCGGTACAAGAATCCAGATGTTGTTCAACAAGTTCGAGA AATCTTGAGCAGGCATCAGCTCACTGAGTTTGAG CTCTGTGTTCTTTGCAATCTCTGTCCTAAAACTGCTGAAGAAGCAGTGGCAATGGTTCCTTCTCTcaag ACAAAAGGAAGAGCTCATAGTGATGAAGTGATCGAGAAGATGCTTAATGATCTCTCCCTTGTCAAGAGATTCGAGTAG
- the LOC106450008 gene encoding RING-H2 finger protein ATL78, with translation MWAETFAPIIYEDFLENFYSRRLLLNTAYQPPTMASPPFGDAHEASHSHAHQMSFDANVVMVLSVLLCALVCSLGLHSIIRCLLRYSSEASEELTVRMANTGVKRKALKSFQTVSYSKEMNLPCLDTECVICLSEFVAGERVRLLPKCHHGFHVRCIDKWLSSHSSCPTCRDCLIQTCQKIAGCSETTSSSNQPPQGSFSVHIAPLGPERFIHGF, from the coding sequence ATGTGGGCTGAAACATTTGCTCCCATTATCTATGAAGATTTTCTTGAGAACTTTTACTCAAGAAGGCTACTACTTAACACAGCTTATCAACCACCTACCATGGCATCTCCTCCATTTGGAGACGCTCATGAAGCATCACACTCTCATGCACACCAAATGAGCTTTGATGCAAATGTTGTTATGGTCTTATCAGTCCTCTTGTGTGCACTAGTTTGCTCACTTGGACTGCATTCTATCATTAGATGTCTGTTGAGGTACTCATCCGAAGCTAGTGAGGAGCTTACAGTTCGCATGGCCAACACAGGGGTCAAACGAAAAGCCTTGAAGAGTTTCCAGACGGTAAGTTACTCTAAAGAGATGAATCTGCCTTGTCTTGATACAGAGTGTGTCATATGTCTCTCGGAGTTTGTGGCCGGAGAGCGAGTCAGGCTTCTGCCAAAGTGTCACCACGGGTTCCATGTCCGGTGTATAGACAAATGGCTGAGTTCACACTCATCTTGTCCCACTTGCAGGGACTGTCTCATTCAGACTTGCCAAAAGATAGCTGGCTGCAGTGAGACGACCTCATCATCTAATCAACCACCACAGGGAAGCTTTAGCGTGCATATAGCACCACTAGGACCTGAAAGATTTATACATGGTTTCTGA
- the LOC106450007 gene encoding RING-H2 finger protein ATL77 codes for MSSDHLPSSSQVFQEHFISRKLLQQLPFSHTIQQQQAHAPEKNNLSGNVLLLLSVLVCGIICSLGLHYVIRCVFRRHSSFMISEPISSPSTLAANKGIKKKALKMFPVVKYSREMNLSGLGEDCVICLSDFVAGEQIRLLPKCNHGFHVRCIDKWLTQHITCPKCRHCLVETCQKILGDCDEALQVPARESIDIRIAPLEREARVNTFRESR; via the coding sequence TCATCTCGAGAAAATTGCTTCAGCAACTCCCATTTAGTCACACCATACAACAGCAACAAGctcatgcacctgaaaagaacAACTTGAGCGGCAAcgttctccttcttctctcaGTCCTTGTGTGCGGTATCATCTGCTCACTTGGGTTGCATTACGTAATCCGGTGCGTGTTCAGACGTCACTCGAGCTTCATGATCTCTGAACCCATCTCAAGCCCGTCCACACTAGCAGCAAACAAAGGCATCAAGAAGAAAGCTCTCAAGATGTTCCCAGTAGTGAAATACTCACGTGAGATGAACCTCTCAGGGCTCGGCGAGGATTGTGTTATTTGTTTGTCTGATTTCGTAGCTGGTGAACAGATACGGCTGCTTCCTAAGTGCAACCACGGGTTCCACGTTCGTTGTATCGACAAGTGGCTTACGCAACATATCACTTGTCCGAAATGTAGACACTGTCTGGTTGAGACATGCCAAAAGATCTTAGGCGACTGCGATGAAGCTCTTCAGGTTCCAGCAAGGGAAAGCATAGATATCAGAATTGCTCCTCTAGAACGTGAAGCAAGAGTAAACACTTTTAGAGAAAGCAGATAA